The following coding sequences lie in one Fusibacter sp. A1 genomic window:
- the panB gene encoding 3-methyl-2-oxobutanoate hydroxymethyltransferase: protein MKKRFSNQSFSLMKTNGEKISMMTAYDYSSAKLSDQAGMDTLLVGDSLGMVMLGYDDTLKVTMQDMIHHAKAVRRGAPEGFMIVDMPYLSYHISVEESVRNAGRLVTEAGANAIKLEGGKQFLPAIKAILHAQIPVIGHLGLTPQSVNAFGGYKVQAKEKEAAKLLLEDALALQEAGVSAIVLECIPPDIAKWVSQSLVIPTIGIGAGSDVDGQVLVFHDVLGIYDKISPKFVKQYAQLGNLMKEALTNYHNEVKTGEFPKEEHSFKPSDVELETLY from the coding sequence ATGAAAAAAAGATTTTCAAATCAATCATTTAGTTTGATGAAAACTAATGGTGAAAAAATTTCGATGATGACGGCATATGACTATTCATCGGCGAAATTATCGGACCAGGCAGGAATGGATACCTTACTTGTAGGAGATTCGCTCGGCATGGTCATGCTGGGATACGATGATACCTTAAAAGTAACAATGCAAGATATGATACACCATGCAAAAGCGGTAAGACGAGGCGCGCCCGAGGGCTTTATGATCGTCGACATGCCATACCTCAGTTATCATATTTCTGTAGAAGAAAGCGTCAGAAACGCAGGAAGGCTAGTGACAGAAGCAGGTGCGAACGCCATTAAGCTAGAAGGCGGCAAACAGTTCCTACCTGCGATAAAAGCGATACTACACGCTCAAATTCCCGTGATTGGGCATTTGGGACTTACACCGCAATCTGTGAACGCATTTGGCGGATATAAAGTACAGGCAAAAGAGAAGGAAGCTGCAAAGCTGCTCCTTGAAGACGCGCTGGCGCTTCAGGAGGCGGGTGTATCTGCTATCGTACTCGAGTGCATTCCGCCTGATATAGCAAAATGGGTCAGTCAGTCGCTTGTGATACCGACGATAGGAATAGGTGCCGGCAGCGATGTGGATGGTCAAGTACTCGTGTTTCATGATGTGCTCGGCATTTACGACAAGATAAGCCCTAAGTTTGTCAAACAGTATGCTCAACTAGGCAATTTAATGAAAGAAGCATTGACGAATTACCATAACGAAGTCAAAACAGGCGAGTTTCCAAAAGAGGAACATAGCTTCAAACCAAGCGATGTCGAACTGGAAACGCTTTATTAA
- a CDS encoding Rossmann-like and DUF2520 domain-containing protein, translated as MKIGIIGAGRAGINMAKLFIENEHEVAFYDRSSAQLELAKSCAPKARITSVEELIRSSQWLVLSVPDDKIAQVFSSLKLDAATTGVIHLSGALSASVIGELNPSIRVVGIHPIRAFASVYDDVSLFKDTYFGVEASSELFELWKAELPTIKDRMIKISEDDKAVYHAAAVMASNYIVTVLNRSIGLYQSIGFEEDKATEIAVGLAKTALMNVGSRGVRNAQTGPLFRGDVKTIEKHLKALTGKDKEFYLALARATHESYQEQLTDEVKLAIKKLINEE; from the coding sequence ATGAAAATCGGTATTATTGGAGCTGGACGTGCTGGAATTAATATGGCTAAACTCTTCATCGAAAACGAGCACGAGGTTGCGTTTTATGACAGGTCGTCAGCGCAGCTGGAACTTGCTAAAAGTTGTGCGCCTAAGGCTAGGATAACGTCTGTCGAGGAACTGATTAGAAGCTCACAGTGGCTGGTTCTCAGCGTTCCGGACGATAAGATCGCACAAGTGTTCTCTTCATTGAAATTGGACGCTGCTACTACTGGAGTAATTCATCTAAGCGGCGCCCTCAGCGCTTCTGTCATCGGAGAATTGAATCCATCGATAAGAGTAGTAGGCATTCATCCGATAAGGGCGTTCGCAAGCGTTTACGATGACGTCTCCTTGTTTAAGGACACCTATTTCGGTGTGGAGGCTTCCTCTGAGCTGTTTGAACTATGGAAAGCCGAGCTTCCTACAATTAAAGACAGGATGATCAAGATTTCAGAAGACGATAAGGCGGTGTATCATGCGGCGGCTGTGATGGCTTCCAATTATATCGTTACCGTGCTGAACCGGTCGATCGGGCTTTATCAGAGTATCGGATTCGAAGAGGATAAAGCTACTGAGATCGCTGTCGGGCTCGCCAAGACGGCGCTGATGAATGTCGGCAGCCGGGGGGTGCGAAATGCCCAGACAGGACCACTGTTCAGGGGTGATGTCAAGACGATTGAAAAACACTTGAAGGCTTTAACCGGTAAAGATAAGGAATTTTACTTGGCACTCGCAAGAGCCACACATGAAAGTTACCAGGAGCAGTTGACCGACGAGGTGAAACTAGCGATTAAAAAACTCATAAACGAGGAGTGA
- a CDS encoding glycosyl hydrolase family 18 protein yields the protein MNMKKTILILLILVLVLSSYFYYNFMDVTKSELLSYQMMLEKTQLFIDAEAVEGEAVIHKTDAHTFVLVDVVEHIMPQNYRIAPSGKRILFSKDGLDLSGVPEPFKSQLISGDFEINLPVVDVGGAKYIEVGHLSELMGYKLIEGENHVVLFTGSQQSLYGFVDDKSALRVKGAPLSAVIRTLFGKERVLVVDETGDYMKIVTSVGEMGFVDKKDVRDLYHMPKPPFSFVKQEAKTKYGRVQMTWDHVSSYEELIDQTPTEKIEGLDIIIPTVFRLTVDGWVLNNMDKRYIQEAKALGYQVHALFDNQFDPELTHATLKDEVLVRRIIDQLTFYAIYYGLDGINIDFENVDIADQDAITDFITKLNEKTQELGIVLSVDVTRPGGSDNWSKFINRADVARVADYVILMAYDEHWATSEVSGSVASIPWVEESIKLTLKEVPKHKLILGVPTYMRVWTETKVEDSIKVSSSALSMKNMADFLLKYDVYKSYDEKIGQTYYEMQGDGEDTVLRIWAEDERSVTNRLKLISKYDLAGVASWRHGFEVSAFWDWVNEKLDN from the coding sequence CTGCTCTCATACCAGATGATGTTGGAGAAGACACAGCTCTTTATTGACGCAGAAGCGGTAGAAGGGGAGGCTGTGATCCATAAGACAGACGCCCATACCTTCGTCCTAGTGGATGTCGTCGAACATATCATGCCCCAAAACTATAGGATCGCTCCCTCAGGGAAGAGAATTCTTTTCTCAAAAGACGGACTCGACCTGTCGGGTGTGCCTGAGCCGTTTAAGTCCCAGCTGATCAGTGGCGATTTTGAAATCAATCTGCCTGTTGTCGATGTTGGGGGGGCTAAATATATCGAAGTCGGCCATTTGAGTGAACTGATGGGATATAAGCTTATCGAGGGTGAAAATCATGTGGTCCTCTTCACAGGAAGTCAACAGTCCCTATACGGGTTTGTCGATGACAAATCAGCCTTGAGGGTTAAAGGTGCGCCATTATCTGCGGTCATCAGAACCCTTTTCGGTAAGGAAAGGGTCCTTGTGGTCGATGAGACCGGCGACTATATGAAAATCGTCACTAGCGTGGGCGAAATGGGTTTTGTCGATAAGAAAGATGTAAGAGATCTGTACCATATGCCCAAACCGCCCTTTTCTTTTGTCAAGCAAGAGGCAAAGACCAAGTATGGAAGGGTTCAGATGACTTGGGACCATGTAAGCAGTTATGAGGAACTGATCGACCAGACGCCTACAGAGAAAATCGAAGGGCTCGATATCATCATTCCCACGGTATTTAGGTTGACTGTGGACGGTTGGGTGCTTAACAACATGGATAAGCGGTACATACAAGAGGCAAAAGCCCTTGGGTATCAGGTACATGCCCTATTCGACAACCAGTTCGATCCTGAGCTGACCCATGCGACACTAAAGGATGAGGTTTTAGTGAGGCGGATTATCGATCAACTGACATTTTATGCGATCTATTATGGCCTTGACGGCATCAATATCGATTTTGAGAATGTCGACATAGCAGATCAGGATGCCATCACCGACTTTATTACCAAACTTAATGAAAAAACACAGGAACTGGGTATCGTTTTGTCTGTTGATGTGACAAGGCCTGGCGGAAGCGACAACTGGTCAAAGTTTATCAATCGTGCGGATGTCGCAAGAGTTGCGGACTATGTGATACTGATGGCTTACGACGAGCACTGGGCAACCTCGGAGGTTTCAGGATCGGTCGCATCGATTCCTTGGGTTGAAGAGAGCATCAAACTGACCTTAAAGGAAGTTCCAAAGCATAAATTGATACTGGGCGTACCCACCTATATGAGGGTATGGACAGAAACAAAAGTGGAGGACAGTATTAAAGTCAGCAGTTCTGCGCTTTCGATGAAGAATATGGCCGACTTTTTACTGAAATACGACGTGTATAAATCCTATGATGAAAAAATAGGACAGACTTACTACGAGATGCAGGGAGATGGTGAGGATACCGTCTTGCGGATCTGGGCTGAGGATGAGCGGTCGGTGACCAATCGACTGAAACTGATTTCAAAATACGATCTGGCGGGAGTCGCCAGTTGGAGGCATGGGTTTGAAGTGAGTGCTTTTTGGGACTGGGTGAACGAGAAGCTGGATAATTAG